The Synchiropus splendidus isolate RoL2022-P1 chromosome 5, RoL_Sspl_1.0, whole genome shotgun sequence DNA window gttcaaaacatgaaagatgATCAATAACATCAATTTTAAATGaactaaaaatgaaatccaaatcTTGCCTCAATTGGTTGGTTACTGCGGATCTTTTCCTCCAATTCTGCGTATGACTTTGATGCGAATGGCGCCTTCCCAAACAGTGCCTCTATGAGTGGACAAGCACAGATGAGTTTGTCATCAACCATGAATccaattaaaaaatatgtaaCCTTTTATAATATACGCATACAAGACTCACCAAAGAGAATAACCCCAACGGACCAGAGGTCCACTCTGGAGTCATATTGACGCCTGCACACCATTTCAGGAGCCATATACAGTGGAGACCCTCTGAGGACACTCTTCTCATCCCATGGCGACATATACTGGGCAAAGCCAAAGTCTGAGAAATATGTGCAACAAGGAGAAGCATTAAATGGTCAAAGATGAAGAAAGATTGAAAACAGCTTGCGTGCCTGAGACAGTTGAAGGCTCAATTACCTGCCAGTTTGAGCACAGATCCACTCAGCAGTATATTCTGGGGCTTCAAGTCCAAGTGAGAGATATTTCGCTCATGAAGAAACTGAAGAGCAcaagctgcaaaacaaaaaagaattataACGATTAATACAGTGAATATCTGGAGATTGAAAAAATGGAGTACGACGTTGAGAATGGGCCATATTTACCATACAATACATACCAATTTGCTGTAGGAAACGTCTGGCAACCCTCTCAGGTAAGATCCTGCGACTGCGAATGAATCGGGACAGATCTCCTCCAGAACACCATTCCAAAATGAGATAAATGTTCTGGGAATCCCACTGACCAAGACATTTGTagtttataaataaaacaaaaacaaaacaggtttgTTGCAGAAGTTCAAAACCTGGAAATGGAGCAAACCACTACCAAAATGTCCTCTCCAGATAACATTATTGTCTATATCACCAAATCATACAAAGAAGATTTTAAACAGCAATGCATACAACTATTTACAAGTATAGTTTCACAGCTTAATatcattttgaaaatacatcaaatAGTTATATAGATGGATGAcgggtttaaaaaacaaaaaagagtaCATTTCTGTGCCGCTTACACTGGCCTTCTTCTTACCACAAAGTCTTTCAGTTGAACTATATGGGGATGTTTCACAGTCTTGAGGATTTCTATTTCTGTAAGCAGGTTCTCAGTTGAGGCTTTGTTTAAGGTTTTCTTTTCCACCACCTTCACAGCAACCGCCTCCCTGTTGTTAGCCTGTAAAATccgttttcatttcactttagaAGCCAATGTGAACTTCTGTAAACATTTATGATGTAATCTattctggttttattttaatCTGCAAAAACTCACCTTTCTGTAGGCTTTATACACAGTGGCATAGGTTCCACTACCCAGCCGTTCTGTAAGAATGAAGTCCTCTAATTTAGGTGGTGCAAATCCGGACGATGAGGCCATTCTGGCCCACTTTTAACACAGGTCTGGGCTGTTGAATTGACGACAATCATTTACTAGTATATAGCAACAACTGAGCTATACATATGTGCCAAAGGACCATAAGCTATTCATCAGTCCCAAATGACAATAAATTATGATCCCATAGTATTTCATCAGCATACACTCCTCAAACACATTGTGGCAGGCAGTAGAGGAGGAAAGGGCAAAGCTAAAAGGCAAAGCTTTTATGGACCATCTACACTCATACCCATGACAATTATCTTGTAGTTTGGGTCGTGTGTAACAGAAAGAACAAGAGCACAAATACAAGATGATGAAAAAAGTTCACTCCATGGTGGTTGCATTGTCCATCGGAGACGGGAAGAAAAGCCCCTCTCGGGACGTTAAATCCACTCTGTCTTCCCCCAGAAGTGATGGAAGAGGTTACAAGCCAGAGGGAAGTCTGGTTCTCTGCAAGCCGCATGAACTGACCTCGGATATGCGGAAGAAAATTAACAACTACAGGTTCAGGAATAAGCTGaaataatgaagaaataaaCCTTTATTTTACAGTTCAAATGGTAGGTTCATTTAGTCACCTGCTACAGTAGGTTATAATCgtgaaaatgactttttgaGACCATATCAATAAAGTTGGAAGCTAGCTAAACCGCCACAAGTACTGCACCCGCTACTCATTAGTCGGGTAATATTCTCATTCTATAAGGTAAACAGTTGAGCCGCAAACATTGCCTGCGTGAATAAAAATCACAGAAACAGCTGTCATACCCTCAGGGATAAGATATCCACAGAGTACGAGTGACTGTTTACATCGCTGCTGACTCTGCTGATGCCGCGCACTCGCTGCAGTGATCGCTGCTATCAAACGTCTGTGAAAAATGGCtaccgccccctgctgttctTACCGTCTTACTGCCATCTTTGGTCATAcatttgaaggaaaaaatatttgGGGCTTCGTATAAAATCACAGCTGGAAAAATGTGAACGTCACGAAACAAATGACAAGAGAATATTTATGCTCAATCAGCTGCCGGTAGGAATACGCATGCGCCAGATACGTCGCCTGTCGGTGACGTCACTATGTTTACTATGATTTAAAGACTTGATTTCTGTTCATATATCAATATTTCACCCGTGCTAATTTATTTTCTCACTCATTTAATGCCAATTTGATGCGTCATGCACGTTCGTAAAATCtatttattgacattttcacccACTGTCAACTTTACTCTAATTTGCATCTAAAAACAAACCCGTTCTATTAGAAGAACAGCAATGCACATGTATTTTTACTCGAGCACACCttaacatcaaaatgttgaaaagccATGAAAATAGCTTGACAAGATTAAAGTCATTAAATTGTAACGTTGCATCAGGTCAAAATACTCTTATTTTCTTGACATCTCACCGGAAGTCCCTTGTCAGACTGCTATTTTAAAAATGGCGGAGTGCTTGGCCGCACGCTTAGCATCTCAAGAGGAGCAAATTCGCCTGCTCACTGGGGAGATATCTACCCTCCGGGAAGGACTTATTCGGGGTCTGGATATCAGCGATAACGTGCAGGTCTCTCGTGAATTGGAGACCCTTAGAACCGAGAATGAGAAGCTCAAGTACCGGCTCTTGCACCTCCGCCGGGGTCTGCAGGCGGAGCTAGACCTGGAGAAGGGCAAGACGAagcaagaagagaagaagaataaaagCCCCAAGGAGCTGCAAGCTAACAACAAGAGTGATAAAAAGGTATTCATAACTCTGAACTGATCTCTGATCTTGAAATGATCGGAGAAGTAACTAGTTTTCAATGGCTCCAGTAAAATATTCAATCTGGCTTTCATAAAGAAAAACGTTATTTCTCCAGTGTCTATTATTAACAGTCTATGAATATACATGTGGCTTCTTATAGGCTTCACCACAGGCTCCCAAATCTGGAGACAAGAGcaaggagaagaagcaggagaagaCAAATGGAGATGGTGGTGTCAAACAGGTCAATACACCCACATGTTGGGTTCCCACCTTACAGGCAGGCAGCTTGCTTTGCCAGGGAGCCTCATGATTCTGTCCTGTATCATCAATCATAATTCACTCTTGAATACAgaaatgaaaatttgaaaaCAGCTTCATCTGAGACCGACATTAACGACTAAGAGCAAGCACTTATTTTTCTACTTATGTCCAATCATTGTATGGAGCTGATGATGGTTATTATAAACTTTTGTTCAATGCGTTAGTGTTTAGGAATGTTTTTAAACATGCTTTTAAAAAGCTAAATGTAGTGTGAAATTTATCATGTTATAATATGGCATTGAATAAAGTAATATTAAGTGTAATAGCCGGGtattctttggaaaaaaaacaaacataaaaatacatttcaatttaaaatacAATAGTATGATTGACAAATATTTACAGTATGAATGTGATAAGTTTTCTTCTTCATAATAGTGTCACATGTTATAATTTTTCATAGCTAAAAAAGTTCAGCTTGTAGAGACGACTACATTCTGGTTGAACAAAATTTCAGAAAGTGAATGAGAATATAATAGTGTAATATAGTAGTATAATAATTTGacttttagaaaaaaatattttctactATTTTATGAATTATTCCAGAAGAATTCTGTATTAACAAAGTATCATCAGAAAACATGACTCTTTGTCTCACAGACTCCATTACTTTAAAGAACTCCTCACCATTTTGTCGCCTCCCATGTTAGTTCAATAAGGGAGGCTTCATTTACATGACAAATATAGGGCGATTCTGTGTTTCAAGGGATGGTTGGAACCTTGACCCTCAAGGAAATAAAGACATTCTATTCAATATTGACCAACAAAGAAAATCTAGGTGTATTATACTAAAAATGTGAGCCAAAGGTCACTGTTGTCACTGGTTTAAGAAAGAGGGATGAAAACCTTCTGAAATGCTGTTCATGAACTTTGTTGCAGCCAGTATTAAAGTAGAATAAGGACCTTCAGATGACAGACACTAAAATTATAACtgcttcttttctttaatgtaagGTAGCCAGTTTGTGTTTGTACGCATGCCAAGGTAGGAGGGCACCTCTAGCAAAAGCTTTCAGGAGGGTTTAAATCCCTTGTAAAACTATTACAATTATATGAGCCTCATTTTTCTTATAGAATTTTACTAAACAAAATCTTTACAACCTTGTAATTATATAAGCCCACGCCATTTTGGgattaatataaaaaatgttatttggcCTGCAGTCCAAAGCTCTGCCTGGATACGTGAGCGAGCGCCTCAGTCTCTatcaggagctgaagaaggagaaTGATGCACTCCTCGCCAAGAAGGCTGCAGGCAGCAAACCAATCACTGTGCAGCTACCAGATGGTCAGAAAGTGACAGGGAAGTCCTGGATCACCACGCCATACCAACTGGCCTGTGACATCAGGTGAGTCAGCTGCACGTGATGCTCCTTGTGTGAAAGCTGTGAGGATACAATGCAAACATTCTgccttgaaatgaaatgttctgcATATTCCAGAGCAACTTCAAAACAGATCttcttccctgcaagttattgAGGATATTGTCCCAATATCATATGCAGGGTTCTGTCCAGCGGTTTAGTGGCATAGAGGGCTAGGATCACCCCACCCCTGGGTGTAGTGCTGTAATCTGTCTTGTTTTCCCAGTCAGGGACTTGCGGACAATGCTGTGATCTCCCGTGTGAATGGAGAACTGTGGGACTTGGACAGACCTCTGGAGAAGGACTGCTCTTTGGAAATCCTGCGCTTCGACAATGAAGATGCTCAAGCTGTGAGTCCAGCCACACTTGAGTGACATAATCATGATACCAACTATCTGAAAAAGACATTATCGTGGAGCTAAAATAGTGTCGTAGCGGCTCACTGAAACATGGTTCTTAATGCTATTGATTTGTGCATAGGTGTACTGGCACTCCAGCGCTCACATCTTAGGCGAGGCCATGGAGTGCTTTTACGGAGGTTGCCTGTGTTACGGACCCCCCATAGAGAACGGCTTCTATTACGACATGTTCCTGGATGGACAAAAGTGAGACGTGAATTACGTTCAGGTTGTTATCTTGCTCCCATTCACACCAACATGTTTGTGTAACGACAGGACGGTGTCCAGCACTGAGTTTGGGGCCTTGGAGAGCTTGTGCAAAAATGTAGTGAAGGAAAAGCAGCCGTTTGAAAGACTGGAGATAACCAAGGAGACTCTTTTGAAGATGTTTAAGGTGTGTGGAAGCAGCCTTTCCTCTGAGAAATGATGTTAGGGATTGGGGTTTACAGTGTGATCTGCTTGCTGTGTCTATCCAGTACAACAAATTCAAGTGCCGCATTCTGAATGAAAAAGTCACCACACCCACCACCACAGTTTATAGGTCAGTTTTCCTTTCTTCATTGTAGTGCTTAATATAAGTATTAAGGATTATGTCCTTCAACTTTTCTCTCCAGATGTGGGCCCTTAATTGACCTCTGCAGAGGTCCACATGTCAGACACACCGGCAAGATCAAGGCCTTAAAGATCTACAAGGTATTGGTGAAAAGCATGTTCATTTAGTTGTTTTGCTCTCTGAATATTATCATTGTGTTCATGTCCGAGCAGAACTCATCCACCTACTGGGAGGGTCGTTCCGACATGGAGACCCTTCAGAGGATCTATGGTATCTCCTTCCCTGATTCAAAGATGCTGAAGGAATGGGAACGTTTTCAGGAGGAAGCTAAGAATAGAGATCATCGCAAGATTGGCAAAGTGAGTTGACGCTCAAGCCCACTTCCAGCTGTCTGAGAGTTAAAACTGGCAGTGTCAGTACTCAGGTTTCTATTACTGCAGACAAGAAACTGAGTTGAATTAGTATTCAATTTAAGATAAAGTTGCTAACGTTGCTATTACCTTTAGTAAGATCTCCTTTAAAAGCTATGCAAGATACTGAGCAATGTGTTGTAAAACGATGGTCCAGTTTAgaaaattattaacattatATTTTTCTCCAGCTGAGGGCGCTGTGTATCTTGAAACAGGCTTGATTTAAAAATCCCTGGATCAGTGAAGCAGCCCACTTGCTTCCACACAAAGATGTGAcattctgtttctttttcagcTGTCTCGCTGGATAAATCTGTCAAACAACTGTTAGTGCTGACTTTAATTAACATTAGCCTAGTTCAAGAAGTGATCATGAGAAACATCTTAGTTCCCAAGGGAAGGTGCCAGCACAAGCAGAGGTCCGGCCATTTTCATATGTGCATgatggtaaaataaataattattatttttgggtGATTCTCACAGGATCAGGAGCTGTTCTTCTTCCATGATCTCAGTCCTGGCAGCTGCTTCTTCATGCCACGTGGAGCCTACATTTACAACACGCTCACCGAGTTCATCAGGGTAGGTAGCCATCGTGTTATTGTATGTGGCTTCTGCAGCTTTGGGGAGAGTTTTTTCTATTTCATTGTTTCTATTCAAGCTCTAAATGCTCATGTGCACAGATCGTCTGACTGCTGTTTGCCCATGACTAGttcaactccttttttttcctcttttttttgtgaGTACTTCATGACCCTCAAAATGTGTCTGTCATATAACTATGTTCAGATCTTTTTTGtccttggttttctttttcatcacacCTTCTTTTGTCTGGCATGAATGCACAGTAATGAGGGAATTTAATAGTCTAAGACTGCATTTGTACTTTGTAGATGGTCTTTGTCGTATTTGTTCTGAAGCAGGAGGAGACAAATCAGACTTTCCTCTGATGCTGTCCTGCACTATTTATTATATAACCCTGGGAATTGTATACAGGACTTCCATGACATTAAcactgatgtttgtgtttctaactaaggaatatataatatatattatatattaactctgttaaaatatattttgctgGAGACCAACAGCGTTGGAGCTGCAGGTTATGTGTATGAATCCAGCTGTGATGGGTTTTATGAGAACTTGCTGCAGCCGAGTGTTTGTAAAGTGCGTTGTGTTTTTCTTCGACCAAATCAAAAGCAATCAGCGACTGCAGCGGGTTGATTAATAAGTGTTTCACCGCCCCAACGTTTTTGTGTGCTCGTTTGTTTGTAAGCCGAATGAGTCATACTGATAGCTTCCAGCGATTGGTTAGAAACAGACTAACTTAGCAGCGATTTAATTCTGCTGGTGTTTTGTGACTTGGTTTGGATTTCACCAACATTCCAAGGTTACCaccattatttttcatttgtccgACTGGCAGATCCGctcattttgattttattaaaaaacaacataCAATCGAATCCCTGAAATAATTCAAATTCCAAAATATAATagtgacaaaatgtggatttacaGACGTTTTCCTCCTGCTGATCTCTTCTTCGCTTCTCCTGCGGCGCGAAAGAAGTTCTgtgatgctactgccacctgagGTCATTGTACGCAGCATATTATTGGTGTAAATTTTGTAGGAAAAAAGACGTATGGTGCATGAATATTCCGGTCTGAGTGGGAATTGGAGGTTTGGCAACTCGAATTTGATGCCCTCCTAGTTGTGTTGTGTCACTTATTAATTTGATCATCTAACATTTGGCGAATGTATTGAaccttgatttatttatttcattcctcGATAGAGCAGATGGAGGACCGAGTCAGGAGAACATTAACATCTCTATACTGTCCATGTGACCTATGTTCCTGTCATCCACTTGAAGAATTTCACAGCACCAAATCAAGCCAGAAATGCTCTACATACATTATGAAACTTGTTGCAAGATCATTAACGCTTCACCCCAGTTCATCTGCTTGTAAAAGTTTGCATGTTCCCTGTGGCGTGGTTCATTTCTCACATCGAAGGGTGCAGATTATCGATGGCAACATTTAGCGTTGCCCTCTACCATCTGCTCAGATTTTATTCCCTCATTTTAGGCCACCGCTCCAGCTGCTCTAAATCGGACTCAGCTTGTTAGCCGCTATTGGATCAAGTTAAGGTTTTTGTAGCGTAACAGAGTACAGCATTTCTtacaaaaaaaaggattttttcgTGGTCAGTCAAGACACAACGTTGAGCAAGAAAGGTCGCAGTAGAAAAATCCTTTAGACGAATTGTAAGTCGAATGTGACCTGTTTCTTCATTTCAGGAAGAGTACTGGAAGCGAGGGTTTCAGGAAGTGGCCTCCCCCAACATCTACAACAGCAAACTGTGGGAGACATCAGGTCACTGGCAGCACTACAGCGAGAACATGTTCTCCTTCCCTGTGGAGGACGACGTCTTCGCATTGAAGCCCATGAACTGCCCAGGACACTGGTACATGTCACAAAGATCAGATAGGAGGGCAACGGTTCCCagaacatcatttttaaaaggaCTCTTTGTAAttttgacttgtgtgtgtgtgtgcgcctcagTTTGATGTTCAGCCACCGTCCACGTTCATGGAGAGAGCTTCCCCTCAGACTGGCAGACTTTGGGGTCCTCCACAGGAATGAGCTGTCGGGAACACTGACTGGACTGACGAGAGTGCGTCGCTTTCAACAAGATGATGCTCACATTTTCTGCACAATGGATCAGGTAATTGGAGCAGTGTGTATTTTCGTTGGTCTGTGACTCATCCTTTTAACGTTTCTTCCTCGGCAGATcgagttggagatgaaggggtGCTTGGACTTTTTGCGCTGCGTCTACGATGTGTTTGGCTTCTCCTTCCAGCTTCACCTCTCCACACGTCCAGAGAAGTACCTGGGAGATGTGGCTGTGTGGAACCAAGCTGAGAAGGTGAGGTTGAATCCTCGACTGAATGTGCATTTGAAAACTACACTCCTGAAAGAGTGTCTGGACGTGCATGTGTGTTCCTGGTTTATCCTTTCTTGACAGCTCCCTAtgcccttgtggggaccacttgGTCAGTCCCCAAGTACATGATAGAAAATGATTCATCCTTTTAGAGAATATTAACACCCCATTGGCTCTATTGCTtagcagaacaaaaacaagatgCTCCGGAGTACATGCCTCAAGCTCAAGGCCACGAGGTCCAAATTCAGCCTGCTGAGTCATTTTCTGTGGCTACAAGAGCTATAAATACAAGTTGATATCATGACATATGAAGTGTTCAGGCTTTGCCCTTCGATAAGCAGGCTGGTGAAGAGGACTATAACCAAGATTAAAATCCTGAATGTTCAAAGGAAATTTGATGAAAGATGTGAGAGCGGATGAATGTGTGCTTCAATAAGTAAACCAGAGGGTCACTTATGTTGTGTGTCTCTGGTGAAGGAGGTCAGACAATGTGTTTTGAAGCCATCCACAGTTGCTGAAATCAGCCTTGAATAGCTGAAAGAGACTCTGATCTTTGCTCTGTTTGCACCACCCTGTATAgctggggtctcaaactcatccacaaaagggccacaatggatgcaggtttttgttccaaccaatcaaaacaCCTTTACACTGACATTGGACAACCATTTGTTAAGCCAGCAAAGATGGAGGAATTGATGGTCAGAGTTGCGCTAATGTAAGAGCATTCATGAAATGGATCACAATTAATTATAATGCTTTTTAAtaattgctttattttttatccaGTCCAGCATCTTAAAAAAGGTTGTAATTTCTTTCCACACACTGATGTTCTTTAAGTGTGTGCGGCGCTTCACTTGACAGTGGGGACAGTTTTCTGTGAACTGCTTTTCCTTTTCTGCcctttttttagtttttgaaaatgttcatttcGACTCTCCATTTTTGTCTGAGACATTTAATGAAATGGAATAAATGTGAACATCTTATTGACGCCCTTTGAAAAATATATGGCTGCCCTTTGAGGTTGGACTGAAATCAATTTCCTGTTGTGTGTACCAGCAACTTCAGAACAGCCTGGATGAATTTGGGGAGCCTTGGAAACTCAACCCCGGAGACGGTGCCTTTTATGGTCCCAAGGTACGATCCTTTTTTTAACCCGTAAAACCTTTTTAGGATATATCAAAGCAGCTATTTATATTTTGAACCAGATTGACATCAAGATCAAAGACGCAATCGGACGCTATCACCAGTGTGCAACCATTCAGCTGGACTTCCAGCTGCCCATCCGCTTCAACCTGACCTTTGTGGGGTGAGTCACCGATTCAACACCTtggcacagtgtgtgtgtgtttgtctccatTTAGGATTAGATGCTAATCCGTCTGGATAATGTGTTTCCCCTGCTGCATTGTGTGTATTGTCAGGGAGGAAATTACTTTCTACAGGTGGGAGATATTTGGTGTCGGAACAGGAACCAAAACAATTCTGAGCCGTCGTAACAAAGCACATCATTTGAAGGTTTACTTGGGTGGAGTTcatcaataataacaatggCGGACCACAGTGAacattctttcatttttcataatctattattatctatgtatttatcgattttgtcattatatatatatatatatatatatatatatatatatatatatatatatatatatatatatatatatatatatatatatatatatatatatatatatatatatatactgtcacaaatatgaaaatgtttgaTGATCATTTGATTAATTTAATGTCCTATTACAGAAAAATGTGGACATTAAAATTTATAAAAATATTACAGTATTAATCTATTAGACTAGAGAGGGCATTAAAGATGAAAATCAGAAGTCCCTCAAGGACCGCAGGCAGAAGTGAAGCTTCAGATGACATGTTTCAACATCCGTTTTGTCCTGCAGGAAGGATGGAGACGATAAATGTCGTCCGGTTATCATTCACCGCGCCATCCTGGGCTCAGTGGAGAGAATGATTGCCATCCTCACTGAAAACTACGCTGGAAAATGGCAAGAGAATTTCTGGGACTTGTATTACACTGGAGAGATTCTGTATGCAACCACCACCTAATTGTGTTTCTGCTCTTCGACCAGGCCATTTTGGCTGTCACCGCGTCAGGTGATGTTTGTGCCTGTCAACCCATCCTGCGAGGAGTATGCCAAAATGGTAAAACTCGATCTTGACGTGGTGACAATCCAATGACATAAATGATGTCTGTAATTGTCTTTCTTAGATGCATGTTCTAAAACCAATGTTTTTGTCCAACAGCTTTGCAAGCAGTTCACAGAGGCAGGTATCATGGCGGATGCTGACCTGGACGCTGGCTGCATGTTGAATAAAAAGATCCGCAACGCTCAGCTGGCTCAGTACAACTTCATCCTTGGTGAGCAGTTTATCAATGAAAACACTTGCCAGAGACTCTTTTTATTCACTCTCAGTAGTGTCTGCATATGGCAGCTAATGTGTCTGGGTAGCTGTGTTTTCATATGATCTGCTTCCCTCTTGTTTCTTGTCAGTGgtgggagagaaggagaagatgacCAACTGCGTCAATGTCCGCACAAGAGACAACAAAGTCCATGGAGAGCTGCCTGTGGCCGAGGTGCTGACTCGCCTGACCCTGCTCAAAGAGTCACGATGCAAAAACGCTGAGGAAGAGTTCTAATCATGACAAGTCCAGGAAGACTGAAGCTTGTCTTTTGTTTGGACACGAAGACACTGTGGGAAATTATGCTTACTCAGATGGAACCAGGCGGGGATGAAAAATGATGCATTCATTTTAAGTTGATGAATGGATTAGTGACGTTGGAAAAGCTTGTTTTCCTGTTATGGATTTGAGTTGAGGATGTTGGGAGGAAACCTGTCAATGTGTGGAGGTGTATTTGAGTAACTTAATTTGACGACTGAAAATGTGAGCTTCAAAAAACTGTGTGCACTGAAATAAACACTTGAAAATCAATCATGTGAAAATGTGTCATCTTACACGGTAAAAACGATTGTCATTGACATCATGTTTAGTGAAATTGCACGCTCAATATTACTGCTTTTTAGTAGTATTGGCTATATTATTTCAAGAGAATTATTGTCTGTGCGTCAGTTCGGTCTCCATACCATGCTAGTCAACAAAAATAAGTATAACGCAACAGTACAGTGGGCGTGGCTGCAGATTCCCATCGTCCTGCGGAGGTCATATTAACTTTGATTTGTAAAATGAGAAAGTTTTTTCAGAATTAATCGCGGTCATTTCAACATGGGAAACTGCTTCATGAATCTaatggttttatttatattttacaatCTAACCTATTTTCCGAACACCCGTGAACGCATCATCGGGAAGTCCTGCAGCAACAATGGCCACCATCTGTCAGATCTGGAGACCCGACCGAGGAAGGAGCCTCAAAGCCTTCGGAATCATGACTATATTGGTTATGGATGTGTTTTTGCAGTCTGTAAATGGTACGTATTGTCAGCGGGGGAGTATGTGAATTGCTGTTGAGCTCGCAATAACGTATAGTGACGCCTTGGTCCCTCAGTTGCTAATGCTAGCTGTCTCGCGTTGAGATTCAATGGAATGGTCAGCTAGCATGCTAACGCTTAGTCTGGCTTAAAGTATTTCAGTAAAGTCACGTCGGCATAGTTCAGAAATTAGCTTGTAATTGAGTTTGACTAGCAAGTTGAATAACAATGTTTTCTGCTGTTGCAAACCGGCAAAAAATAGTTCGCTTTAAAGGTTGGTgtgcttcctgtttcctgtgtgtttatttaggATACATGAGTTCTCCTCATAGTGGCCAGGAGCCTCCGTACACCAGAGACACCCAGCACGGTCCAGTCATGAGCAGCCCGGTCGTGTCTGCTGAAACCTCAGGTAAGCACCGCCAACCGCAGGACCAAACCATTCGTTCTGAAGATTAAACTGCAAAAGAAATACAGTGCGTTTTTTGCTTTGATTAGGTATTGTCTTGTCAAAAAGATATAATGTACAATTTGATATAAAATGTATAGAGTTTAAGCAGTGCGTGGTGGTGTGTGGGTGAATGTTTTTCCCCTTTGTCTAATCACACCtgtgttttaaaagtaatgTGCTGCACTatgctgttttattttccattgaaaGCAGTTATACAACATGTAATGtacagatacagtggtacctcggtttttgaacgtcccagaattcgaacaaatcggtgTTCAAACAAAagtttcgagatttttttgcttctgatttcgaacgaaaatccagaattcgaacgcccccaaaaaagatggaaaaacataacgtgcgaggagcgatcagctgatccacgacgtgctttgttattgtgtataatgcagcctctgtatgcagacatgtcccgttagcaacatttactgactggtttttcttcatattgaggtgtaaaacctttcctgtctccgcactggaccgtggtagagtgtcacaggggaggtgctcgctctccacacctccgcactccagggtttgatgtcctgttgtcagctggagctcagacagggatgaagcgagtctgggacagagcgttacttggtttatgactttgtcccAGACAAACTgtacagaagcg harbors:
- the tars3 gene encoding threonine--tRNA ligase 1, cytoplasmic encodes the protein MAECLAARLASQEEQIRLLTGEISTLREGLIRGLDISDNVQVSRELETLRTENEKLKYRLLHLRRGLQAELDLEKGKTKQEEKKNKSPKELQANNKSDKKASPQAPKSGDKSKEKKQEKTNGDGGVKQSKALPGYVSERLSLYQELKKENDALLAKKAAGSKPITVQLPDGQKVTGKSWITTPYQLACDISQGLADNAVISRVNGELWDLDRPLEKDCSLEILRFDNEDAQAVYWHSSAHILGEAMECFYGGCLCYGPPIENGFYYDMFLDGQKTVSSTEFGALESLCKNVVKEKQPFERLEITKETLLKMFKYNKFKCRILNEKVTTPTTTVYRCGPLIDLCRGPHVRHTGKIKALKIYKNSSTYWEGRSDMETLQRIYGISFPDSKMLKEWERFQEEAKNRDHRKIGKDQELFFFHDLSPGSCFFMPRGAYIYNTLTEFIREEYWKRGFQEVASPNIYNSKLWETSGHWQHYSENMFSFPVEDDVFALKPMNCPGHCLMFSHRPRSWRELPLRLADFGVLHRNELSGTLTGLTRVRRFQQDDAHIFCTMDQIELEMKGCLDFLRCVYDVFGFSFQLHLSTRPEKYLGDVAVWNQAEKQLQNSLDEFGEPWKLNPGDGAFYGPKIDIKIKDAIGRYHQCATIQLDFQLPIRFNLTFVGKDGDDKCRPVIIHRAILGSVERMIAILTENYAGKWPFWLSPRQVMFVPVNPSCEEYAKMLCKQFTEAGIMADADLDAGCMLNKKIRNAQLAQYNFILVVGEKEKMTNCVNVRTRDNKVHGELPVAEVLTRLTLLKESRCKNAEEEF